The Streptomyces cathayae DNA segment CACCTATGTCGCGTTCCGCGGCCTGGACTCCTGGACGTTCATCGGCGTCGGCTGGCTGCTGCACACCGCGTGGGACGTCGTCCACCACCTCGAGGGCAACCCCATCATCCCGTTCGCCCCCACCTCGTCGCTGGGCTGCGCGATCTGCGATCCGGTGATCGCCCTGTGGTGCCTGTGGGGAGGCCCGTCCCTGATCGACCTCGTCCGCCACCGGGGCCGCGGCCACCGCCACGACAGCACAGAACCCGCCCCCGCGGAGGCCGCCGGGCTCCCCGGCACCGGGGAGCCGACCCCGAGCGGTAGTTCGAACTGACGAAGAGAGTCGGCCACGCGTTCGTCCGCGGGGCGACCGGCGGCGGCGAGATTCAGCCATGCTCGCTCCCGACGGCCGGCGCCCGCCCCACCCGGCGCTCAACTCCCCCCGCCGGGCGACAATGGCCCGGTGACCAGCCCGGACACCCCCGACCCCGCATCCGCCGCCCCTTCCGCCGACCGCGCTGCCCGCACGGACCTCACGGCCCTGCGCCCCCGCCTGCCCTCGCCGGCGCAGGACATCGTGGACGAGCGGTTCGAGCGGCGCGGGGTCCGGCTGCTGCTGAAACGGGACGACCTGATCCACCCGGAACTGATCGGGAACAAGTGGCGCAAACTCGCGCCGAACCTCGCGGCGGCAGCCGGCCGGACCGTGCTCACCTTCGGCGGCGCGTACTCCAACCACCTGCGGGCCACCGCCGCCGCCGGCCGGCTGCTCGGTCTGCGCACGGTCGGCGTGGTGCGAGGCCAGGAGCTCGCCGACCGCCCCCTCAACCCCTCGCTGGCCCGGTGCGCGGCCGACGGCATGCGGCTGCACTTCGTCGACCGGGCGACCTACCGTCGCAAGACCGCGTCCGACACCCTGGCGGCCGTGCTGCGCGCGGCGGGCGCCGAGGACGCGTACGTCGTCCCCGAGGGCGGCAGCAACCCTCTAGCCGTGCGCGGTTGCCGGGCACTCGGCGAGGAGCTGGCCGGCCGGGCGGACGTCGTCGCGGTGGCCTGCGGCACCGGCGGGACGCTCGCCGGGCTGGCCGCCGGATTCGGCTCCGGCACTCGCGCGCTGGGCATTCCGGTACTGAAGGGCGGCTTTCTGGCCACGGACGTAGGTGCCCTTCAGGCCGAGGCGTTCGGCGGTCCGCGCGGCGACTGGAGCCTGGACGACCGCTTCCACTTCGGCGGTTACGCCCGGACCGCCCCGGCGCTCGAGGAGTTCGCCGCGGACTTCGAGCAACGCCACGGCGTACCCGTGGAACGTGTCTATGTCGCCAAGTTGCTTTACGCCCTTGTCTCCCTGGCCGAGGAGAACGCGTTCCCACGCGGGAGCACGGTCGCGGCGGTCGTCACCGGCCGCCCCTTCCCGTGAGCACGCGAGCACGTGAGCACGTGACTACAGGAGCACGGTGGCAGACTGGTTCCAGCATCTCGTCGAGCACGTCCCGGTGTGACACGAGAGGACTCCGGCAACGGACGGTTCGACCGTGTGACGTCTGGGTACGTCAATCCGGCGCGCGCTCTTCCCTTTCGGGCCCGCAGACCCCTAGCCACGGAGCGTATCCGTGGCTTTACTATGAGTGACAGCATGGGTCGGGGTCCCGGGGACAGGACCGTCGGGAGCGCGGTAGCGTCACCGCTGAACCACGTATCGCGTTGCCCGGGGCGGCCCCGGTCCTGTAACGCTTGTACCACCTTGGAGGTGAGGGTGTCCCAGATCGCAGGCGAGCCCGCGACCCAGGACTTCGTGGAAGTCCGGCTGCCGGCCGCAGGTGCCTATCTGTCGGTGCTGCGTACGGCCACGGCCGGTCTCGCGGCCCGGTTGGACTTCACCCTCGACGAGATCGAGGACCTGCGCATCGCGGTCGACGAGGCCTGCGCGATCCTGCTTCAGCAGGCCGTGCCGGGTTCGGTGCTCAGTTGTGTCTTCCGCCTCGTCGACGACTCGCTCGAGGTCACGGTCTCGGCGCCGACCACGGACGGTCACGCTCCCGCGCGTGACACCTTCGCGTGGACCGTCCTGTCCGCTCTCGCGGGCAAGGTCTCCTCCGCCGTGGACGACGACAAAACCGTTTCGATCAGCCTCTACAAACAGCGCGGCGCGGGACCCGGGCCGGCGTGAGGAACGAGGACGGGCCGGTGCGGGACGAAGAACGCGGCACACGGGGGCTGCCTGCCGAGCGGATGCCGGGCGGTATCGACGGCATCGACGCCATCCCGGAACAGGCCCGGCCCCATCCGGAGGACGACTCCGCTCAGGCCGGCCCGCCGGGCGGCGGGCAGTCCGGCGGTGCCGCACGGAGTACGCCCGAGGCCGGGCGGCGGCCCGGGGCCTCCCCCGGACACCAGGAAGCCCCGGCACGGGCGAGGCCGACGGCGGGGGACGAGGCGAGCGCTCGGGGAAGGGCGACGGGCGGGACGATGAACGAGCACGAGCGACACGCCGAGAGCGAGGTGCCGCGGACGCCGAGCGCACAGGGCGTCCGGCACACCCCGGTGACGCACGGCGCGCAGCGCGACCCGCAGGACCGCAGCGGGGCACGCGCCTTGTTCCTCGAGCTGCGCACCCTGCCGGACGGCAGTCCCGAGTACGCGGAGCTGCGCAACCGGCTGGTCCGCATGCATCTGCCGCTCGTCGAGCACCTCGCGCGCCGTTTCCGCAACCGCGGGGAACCGCTGGACGACCTGACCCAGGTCGCCACCATCGGTCTGATCAAGTCGGTCGACCGCTTCGACCCGGATCGCGGCGTGGAGTTCTCGACGTACGCGACCCCGACGGTCGTCGGCGAGATCAAGCGGCACTTCCGCGACAAGGGCTGGGCGGTGCGCGTGCCGCGCCGGCTGCAGGAGCTGCGCCTGTCGCTGACGACTGCCACCGCCGAGCTCTCGCAACTGCACGGCCGGTCCCCCACGGTGCACGAGCTCGCCGAGAGGCTGGCGATCTCGGAGGAGGAGGTCCTGGAGGGCCTGGAGTCCGCCAACGCGTACTCCACGCTGTCCCTGGACGTCCCCGACACCGACGACGAGTCCCCGGCGGTCGCCGACACCCTCGGCGCCGAGGACGAGGCGCTGGAGGGCGTGGAGTACCGGGAGTCGCTCAAGCCGCTGCTGGAGGATCTGCCGCCGCGCGAGAAGCGGATCCTGCTGCTGCGCTTCTTCGGCAACATGACCCAGTCGCAGATCGCCCAGGAGGTCGGCATCTCGCAGATGCACGTCTCCCGGCTGCTGGCCCGCACGCTGGCGCAGCTGCGCGAGAAGCTGCTCGTGGAAGAGTGAACGAGGAGTGAGCCGCCCCGCGGTGGAACGAGCCGCCGCATGGCGGGAGCGAACAGCAGCGGCGCCCGGACGGCAACGGCGGCTCGGGAGGCGGGGAGCTACTTCTCGGCGCTTCCGGGTCCCCGGATGCCGAGGGCCCGGGTCGTCTCGGGGTTGAGCAGCAGCACCAGGGCCGTCACGGCCACCACCGCGAGCACGATCCCCGCCGGGATGGCCACACTGTCGGACTGCAGCAGGTTGTAGGCCACCGGCAGCGCCAGGAGCTGGGTGATGACGGCCGGGCCGCGGCTCCAGCCCTTGCGGCCGAGCAGCCCGCGCGCGGCGAGCAGCGGCAGCAGTGCGAGCAGCACCAGCGTGAGTCCGCCGGTGACGGCCTGCTGTCGGTCGTCCGGCTGGCCGGTGAGCCCGCGGACCAGCATCCAGACCCCGCCGGCCAGCAGGCCCAGCCCCTCCAGGGCGGTGAGCCCCGCGGCGTACGTCAGTCGGCGCGGGCGGGGGCCCGCGGCGTCCGGAGTGGTGGGGGTCTGCTCGCTGCTCACCCCTGAAGGGTAGCCCTCGCCCGTCCACGCCCCCGTGCCGAGGTGCGCGCCCCGGTGCCACCCGCATCCGTTCCCGATCACCCCTCGGCCTGGGCTCCGGTACCACCCAGTAGGTACCCTGCACCCCATGCGTGCACTTCTCGTGGTCAATCCGGCGGCAACCACCACGAGTGCGCGTACGCGTGACGTGCTGATCCACGCGCTCGCCAGTGAGATGAAACTGGAAGCGGTGACCACGGAGTACCGGGGTCACGCGCGGGACCTGGGCCGGCAGGCCGCGGAGAGCGACGACATCGATCTGGTGGTGGCCCTCGGCGGTGACGGCACGGTCAACGAGGTCGTCAACGGCCTGCTGCACAACGGCCCCGACCCGGAGCACCTGCCCGGCCTCGCCGTGGTCCCCGGCGGCTCCACCAATGTCTTCGCCCGTGCCCTGGGCCTGCCCAACCAGCCCGTGGAGGCCACCGGCGTCCTGCTGGACGCGCTGCGCGAGAGCCGTGAGCGCACCGTGGGTCTGGGCCTGACGTCGGGCACGCCGGGGACGGACGACGAGGGTGTGCCGCCCCGCTGGTTCACGTTCAACGCGGGGCTGGGCTTCGACGCCGGGGTGGTCGGCCGGGTGGAACAGCACCGTGAGCGGGGCAAGAAGTCCACTCACGCGCTGTACATGCGTCAGGTGGTGCGCCAACTGCTCGGCGAGCCGCGCCGCCGGCACGGAGTGATAACGCTGGAGCAGCCGGGCGAGGAACCGGTCACCGATCTGCTGCTCTCCATAGTGTCGAACGCCTCCCCGTGGACGTTTCTCGGCAATCGCCCGATCTACGCGTCACCTAAGGCCTCGTTCGATACCGGCCTCGACATCTTCGGTCTGAAGCGGTTGTCCACCGCCGCCGTTGCCCGGTATGGCACCCAGTTGCTCACTTCGTCCCCCGAGCGCGGACCCCGGGGCAGGCATGTGGTCGCCGGACACGATCTGACCCAGTTCACCTTGCATTCGAAGGTTCCACTGCCCCTCCAGATGGACGGTGACCACCTCGGACTGCGTACCAGCGTGACGTTCACAGGCGTTCGCCGTGCACTGCGTGTGATTGTGTGAGCGGAAAAGGCTAAAGTCCTTTCACTCGAACGTTTAGGCCAGGATCCACCCCATGGAAGTACGGCTGTGACCTAGTCGACACCGATGAATCAAAAAAAACTTTCCGGAAGGGGTTGTATCCGCCGCCGAGGTTTGCGAGTCTCTACATGGCGATCGGGACGGCCCGCAGCATCGGCCTCCACGAACCGCCGGAACCCCCCTTCAATCCAAGGACCACGCCAGCGAACCTGGCGCTCGGCCCTTCACTTGTTGGGGGATTCGTGAAAGCGTTCACATTCACAAGCCATCGTGTAGTTCACACCAAGGAGAGGTAGCAGCCATGGACTGGCGTCACAACGCCGTTTGCCGCGAGGAAGACCCCGAGCTCTTCTTCCCCATCGGCAACACCGGTCCTGCGCTGCTGCAGATCGAGGAAGCCAAGGCCGTCTGCCGTCGCTGCCCGGTCATCGAGAGCTGCCTTCAGTGGGCACTCGAGTCCGGTCAGGACAGCGGCGTCTGGGGTGGTCTCAGCGAGGACGAGCGCCGCGCAATGAAGCGCCGCGCCGCCCGCAACCGGGCCCGTCAGGCATCCGCCTGACAACCCACCCCTGCTGACAGCCTGAGCTTGGCGGCGCGTACAGCGCGTACGCATCTCCCGCCCCCGAGCCGCAGCACGCAGTTCCCCCGATGCTCCCCCGAGTTCTCGGCTCACCTCGAGCCGGAGGGGAACGCCATCAAACAAGCGAAGAGCCCCGGACCGTTTCCCGGTCCGGGGCTCTTCGCTTGTCACTGTGCGTCACTTGTTCATGTCCACCGGGATGTCCAGGATCACCCGGGTGCCCCCTTCCGGGGCCGGGAGCATGTCGAAGGTGCCGCTCAACTCGCCCTCGACCAGGGTCCGCACGATGTGCAGACCCAGGTTGCCCGCGGTGTGCGGGTCGAAGCCCTCGGGCAGGCCGACGCCGTCGTCCTGGACGGTGACCAGCAGGCGGGTCTCCTTCGTGGTGCCGCCGCGGACCGCGGTCACCTCGACCGTGCCGGTCTCCCCCTCACGGAAGCCGTGCTCCAGGGCGTTCTGCAGCACCTCCGTCAGCACCATCGACAGCGGGGTGGCGACCTCGGCGTCGAGTATGCCGAAGCGGCCGGTGCGCCGGCCGGTGACCTTGCCCGGGGAGATCTCGGCGACCATCGCCAGGACCCGGTCGGCGATCTCGTCGAACTCCACGCGCTCGTCCAGGTTCTGGGAGAGCGTCTCGTGCACGATCG contains these protein-coding regions:
- a CDS encoding DUF6010 family protein; this translates as MQYVVPVGIGVLYALLMSLVREPHRRRLNAVMVAGAGAAYLSGGGLGGWEFAFTALITYVAFRGLDSWTFIGVGWLLHTAWDVVHHLEGNPIIPFAPTSSLGCAICDPVIALWCLWGGPSLIDLVRHRGRGHRHDSTEPAPAEAAGLPGTGEPTPSGSSN
- a CDS encoding 1-aminocyclopropane-1-carboxylate deaminase/D-cysteine desulfhydrase → MRPRLPSPAQDIVDERFERRGVRLLLKRDDLIHPELIGNKWRKLAPNLAAAAGRTVLTFGGAYSNHLRATAAAGRLLGLRTVGVVRGQELADRPLNPSLARCAADGMRLHFVDRATYRRKTASDTLAAVLRAAGAEDAYVVPEGGSNPLAVRGCRALGEELAGRADVVAVACGTGGTLAGLAAGFGSGTRALGIPVLKGGFLATDVGALQAEAFGGPRGDWSLDDRFHFGGYARTAPALEEFAADFEQRHGVPVERVYVAKLLYALVSLAEENAFPRGSTVAAVVTGRPFP
- a CDS encoding anti-sigma regulatory factor, with amino-acid sequence MSQIAGEPATQDFVEVRLPAAGAYLSVLRTATAGLAARLDFTLDEIEDLRIAVDEACAILLQQAVPGSVLSCVFRLVDDSLEVTVSAPTTDGHAPARDTFAWTVLSALAGKVSSAVDDDKTVSISLYKQRGAGPGPA
- a CDS encoding RNA polymerase sigma factor SigF gives rise to the protein MRDEERGTRGLPAERMPGGIDGIDAIPEQARPHPEDDSAQAGPPGGGQSGGAARSTPEAGRRPGASPGHQEAPARARPTAGDEASARGRATGGTMNEHERHAESEVPRTPSAQGVRHTPVTHGAQRDPQDRSGARALFLELRTLPDGSPEYAELRNRLVRMHLPLVEHLARRFRNRGEPLDDLTQVATIGLIKSVDRFDPDRGVEFSTYATPTVVGEIKRHFRDKGWAVRVPRRLQELRLSLTTATAELSQLHGRSPTVHELAERLAISEEEVLEGLESANAYSTLSLDVPDTDDESPAVADTLGAEDEALEGVEYRESLKPLLEDLPPREKRILLLRFFGNMTQSQIAQEVGISQMHVSRLLARTLAQLREKLLVEE
- a CDS encoding diacylglycerol/lipid kinase family protein encodes the protein MRALLVVNPAATTTSARTRDVLIHALASEMKLEAVTTEYRGHARDLGRQAAESDDIDLVVALGGDGTVNEVVNGLLHNGPDPEHLPGLAVVPGGSTNVFARALGLPNQPVEATGVLLDALRESRERTVGLGLTSGTPGTDDEGVPPRWFTFNAGLGFDAGVVGRVEQHRERGKKSTHALYMRQVVRQLLGEPRRRHGVITLEQPGEEPVTDLLLSIVSNASPWTFLGNRPIYASPKASFDTGLDIFGLKRLSTAAVARYGTQLLTSSPERGPRGRHVVAGHDLTQFTLHSKVPLPLQMDGDHLGLRTSVTFTGVRRALRVIV
- a CDS encoding WhiB family transcriptional regulator, with product MDWRHNAVCREEDPELFFPIGNTGPALLQIEEAKAVCRRCPVIESCLQWALESGQDSGVWGGLSEDERRAMKRRAARNRARQASA